TGCGTGGAATATTGTTTTCCAACAGACCAATCCCTACTAACTTTGCTCATCATAGCACTAATAGGTCAGAATGATGGCTAAAACAGTTCGTTTTTATTCACGTTCGCTTGTCGATCTCTTCCTTCTGGGAATATTATGGTTTAAACTCGAAATTCTGAAATCAGGAAGAGGACTTTTGGAGATATTGGCACGGTATCGAATGGCGATCACAGCATCAAGTCAAAGACTTCTCGATCGACCGAGGAAGATGAAGTAGATAATGGACACGAGGAGGGTAGTAATGTAAAGGCATCTAATGTGCACGAACCCGAGATGGCTGTCACTTCGACTATGCTCGTAACAGAGCCAGCATCATCAGCTGCTTCACTACCATCTACTAAGGTGACTCCATCCTTTCtcgtttccttttccttttcttttgttcattgATAAGCTAATCGTTCCCTGTTCTAAGAGAGGGAAATTTGCACGCGTTTCCATTTCGTTAATCGTACCCTGTTCTAAAAAAGGGAAATGAGCGATCGTAAACGATTAAAAAACGAAGCCCCAGTTGGCAGAAATACGCACAAGACTACAAATACCAAAGTTACTAGAAAGAGTACACTGAGTGAGCATAGTCGACCTAGAGGTCAGATGTTCAAATCTATCTACTCCATGCGTTGTTGAACTCACgagtagaaacaaaaaattttaaggcGGGCCTCCACCCCTTCAAAAAATCTATGATTCCGCTCAAACCATAGCCTCCCTAGAGTAGCTACTACGGTCTAGAATGACTTTCTAAGTGTTTAAAAAGGGTTAATTCAGCATCATTGtttaaaatcttttcttttctatttgcAGGTGAGTTTGAGTCCACAATTTCCTCCTTTGAGTCTAAATAGTATTCCAATGCACGTTGCAATGGATATCGATGTTCAAATTTCTCGAGACACGAAAAGAAACGAAGCCCTGGATTCCATGGCAGACATTCAGAAACAAAGTATTCCAGCACCAGCTTCAGACAAAactatttccttttttcccgACCAAGGTATAAACAGTTCTATGATGTCGTGGTCTTTATGCTGCCTTGTCTTTCTAAAACTACGAGCAGAAAATAGAAGTCGTCGTGAATCCCGCCCCCTCGCCAGGCCTCGGAATGTATAGTTTGCTTATGTTCTGTTGTGTCTAGAAATCGTTGGAATGTACTGACTgtcattttgtgttttttttaatcagaTGAACGAAGACCAGCTGCTGCTTTCGGGGAGACGATTGAAGTTTCAAAATGGTCGTGGAAACGATGAACGAGCGACGAAATACACTTGTGACGATAACCATTATGCACAAAACCCCTGTAGCCATGTACATTCATAGGAGCGCACAGATGCACACTAGGAAACTGCTGTGATCTTACCATCTTCTAACACATCTACATCTCATCTACATCTCATACCATGTCGAATCCTTTCATTGATTTTGTGCTGATTCGAGTCGTGCACATAACACTAGTCTGTCCATTTGAATCAGCCACTCGCTCGGTCCTTCGTCGCAGCCTCTTACAGACTGTCATTCTCGTTCGAGGAGGAAACAACCGTCGTTTAGCTAGCTTTGCTCACTTTCAGCACATTCTGGTTGCATCCTCTTGTGTACATGGAAAGATTAGTCCTATGGAGAAGTAGATAGGTATTATGTAATGCCATCAAGAATTTAGCCCTGTAGGGGGTGTGTACGTAGGTGTATGTACGGTTCGATTTTTTTAGTAGAGTTGACAGATCGAACCATTGGATTGGTTCGGTTCGATTTTTTTATGTCTCGAGTTTCGATATCATGCCTCATTCTCatgtttaattatatttctcgcgaatttataatttaaatagcaaaaatttcactttttatacttataaatttgagaaacaaaattactatttgaaataacttttaaaaaattagtttttatttttttaaattatttaaaaacttgacaatttatttcttttagaaaaaaaaatatattttcaaaatatttaattttcaattattttagaaaCTTTGAAAATCTACACTAATATCATAAGTATAaagcataattttttttttatcaacaaACTAATTAGAAACtcgatattattaaataattaaataataaaaatgatatttaattttgaaaagtatataatctaatttgttaaataggaattttttatcaaaaataataaaaaataataaaaataagagacaaaaaaatatCCGTTACATTCATGtgattctttgtttattgATAATTGAAGTTTAGATGTTTAGGTTGGCTTGGTTGGCGAGCGAGGGAGTCGACTGCTTCTTTATTCTTACGCTTCCAATTGGGAGGGAACGTGGAATAGAATCTCTTCTGTTACTCTGTGAAAGAATCAGATAGAGAAGGAGCCTCAGCCTAGGGTTGGCGCCACCACTCTCCCACGCTCTTCTACTCTGTTTTTGTCCAAAACCCTAATACTCTATCGAGTTTCAAGGCCACAAtcttgggtttttttttttttttttttccttgtgtTAATCTCAGGACTTAGCGATTACGTGATCGCAGCCTCgaatttgaatctcaattgATGCGGTTAGTGGTTCAGAACTTGTTTATTGCCAATGAGTTGTGTTGCTTTTCCTCAAGGCTTCGTTTGATTCGTTTTCGCACGCTGTGTGTCGTTTTGCGAGATGGAAGTGAAGGGAAGTTGGTAGTTTAGCTCTGTAATTCTTAGTGTATACTGGTTGATGGGTTTGTGAGAATTGGCGCGTTCTTCTGTTTTTGATGATATTCATGGAAAGGGGAGCTTTGTGGGAGATGCATTCTAGCTTTTACATAGTTCTGTTTCCAGTTCGAGGTAACGTGTTCCGTCGATTGTGGTTATTAGGCTAGAGAATTGACCCGGAACATGACATTTTTGTTTAGTTATGGTGATTTTACCTAGCCCAGTTAATGATTAGTTGTCGTTATAATAGATGATAAAATCGGGGAGCTTAAGCGTAGAATAGAGATAGTTCCATGATGCATGGGATTAAAATTGGGTTTGGACGAGTTTACTGTTTGTATGCATTTTTTTGCAGGTATCAACTGATGTACTTTCTTAATGGTTGttgatctttcattttctctcttgcCTGACAGGATGCTTTATCGGTGGCTTGAGTTAAAGAATGTGCATGTGCCATTGTTGCTCTTGTGATAAAATTTACCATTGTAGAACAGTCAAATTCTAGTTTTATAGGATTTGAGATGTATGGTCAACCAAATTATGGTTCTCAGTTCGGGCAGGGTCCTCAGAAACCATGGCCACCTACATACCAACAGCGTGCAGTAGCACCTCctccgcctcctcctcctaCCTCATATATTCAACCAGGCCCTCCAATCCCATCACGTCCTATAACTCAACAACCACCTGCCCCTCAGCTCCAGGCAGGGCAACCTCTTCATTTGTCTCAGTCTGGTTCCCATGGCCCACCCCCACCCCCTCCCCCACCTCCCCTTTGTCAGCGCCCATCCATTCAAGTTCTATCTGGTGGGATCACAAATATCCATCAAACATATTTTCACACGTTTCCACCAGTCCATGGAAGCACACAAGTTTCTCAATTTAACTCAAATGCTCAGCAGAATGTACAACTTTCACACTCTGGAGTTCAGAACACGCATCACGTTCTACCTCCACCACCGCGGCTACCACCGCCGCCACCACGCCCTCTTCATGCTCCTAGTCCGGATTTATTACGGCCTCCGCAGTTTTCTACTATAGTACCTCTTCATCCTCGTTCCCAAGGACAAACATTGTATGGAGCTCGAATTAATCCACCGTTGCAACAAGGTGGTTTGCAGATCTTTCCCTCTATCCCACAACATCCCACAACATCCAATTTTCCTACTCCCCCTTCTTTTGGAGGACTCATGCAATCAAATCTTGGAGAATCTCATTTGCTTCCAGTggctcctccaccaccaccatcctCTCCACCACCTATTCCACCTTCTCCCCCTCCTCCCACCTcgccttcttcttcaattccaAACTCAGATTCCTCCAACTTGTTGTGCCAGATTGAATTTGATCCTAGTTCTACCATTCACTGTAGTAAAAGGTTAAAGGCATTTGAAAATGATCCAGTAGTCGCATCTCCCAGTCATTTAGGGAATAATAGACCCAAGCATGACAAACACAGAAATTTAGAGGGTGGTATTGGCCTCGTGATGGGTTCTAAAGTTGACAATGAGATATTGTCAGACAAAGATTATGTGCAGGTTCTTCCTCCATCTCCACCTAAGCCAAAAGATGATAGAATTGTCAGGAAAATAGAAGTATTATGTCAGCTCATTGCTAGTAATGATTCCAGTTTTGAAGACGCAACTCGTCACAAGGAATTTGGGAATCCagagtttcaatttttatttggtgGTGAACCGGGAAGTGAATCTGCAATTGGCCATGAATATTTCCTgtggatgaagaagaaatatagCTTGGCTtgcaaaaataaagaaatgaaagaaaaatttccATCGAGATCTTTAAGCATTGAACCACAATCTGAGTATTTGACAGTGTCAGCAGCATCCATTTCACCTGCAAACTCTGACATGGAGATGGGAGGTTAGTCTTAGTGTTGACAATTCTCTCTCTATGCAGTAACGTTTTACATTGGTGCTGAGTTTATTAATCAGTTTTCTGGGttattttttccccctttAACATACACCAGCAGGACCTATGACCATAAGAGCTTATTAATTTAGAGACAACCAGGGTGAAATATATGATGCCAAAGCAGTTATCTGTGGATCACGGGGATTTTATAAAACTTACTATTACATTCatcatatgaaaatattatcataaGACCATATGAGCTTTTGTTTCTTGAAGTATACAGCTCAGATGCATATTTCTATTACCTTTGTAAATACAAGTCTTATCCTCATATGTTTCTTTATACCTGATATATACTACTGTTTTAAGAGTTTTCAGTTTTCTGTGAAGAAATATCTCCAATTTAAGTTgatggctttgtttttttattgaattttgagCCAAAACTTTGTCCAGTTGGTAGATGAAAAGAACTTTGAGGGAAATAATTATGACGGTGTTTACTTGTACCTAGAGCTTTGTTAATGCTTAACGTGAGTACCTTTTAGCGACGGGAATACTGATTTTTTGCgcctttttttttgtgggtgATTTCTTACTGGTGGCTTCAAGATGACATCACCCCAGCTGCTAGAGGAGAGGAAACTGGTCGCTTAGTTCAAATTCAAAGCTACAAgagaaaatcaagaaaagagGAGCATGATGTAAAGGATCAGTTACAAGGACCTGAAGATTTACAAAGATGTAGCcgagaaaaggagaaagaagctgAAGGTACGCCcttctatttttgtatttcttgtTGAATAGATTCATGCATAGTGCCACAATCACACtttttcgaggctcacaaAACAAGCCAACTCAATCTTAGATTACCAATGACACAAATGACCTATCTCACAGCTTGTAGTCCTGTTTTTGAAAAACGGTTTTAGAAAAGGAGGTTTGAGAAAGTTTTGGAAAGTGATTTTTAGAAATCATTTTGGGAAAGTAAACGATTTGCGCCAGCAAGCAATATGAGACAACAACAACACTAATAACATGTAACCCGGGTAGAAAGATTTGACAACTAGCGCATCCCTATAGTACATTACGAGGCAAATTACCTTAAGCATGGGTATACATCAACAGtgaatgaaaggaaaataaaaaaagtttgaatggGGTTGGGCTGTGGGCAACATACTCAGGACAAGCATGATTGTGGTACATAgtagattttattttgtgatACCATGGTTATTACTGAAATGAATTCTTTTCGTATTTaaggaatttgaaagaaaacatcttttgatGACTTAAATGATCACTTAATAATGAAACGagaattatgtttttttttgctgCATCATCTTTTACAAAAACGCATGCAAGACAGACAATCTTTTCTTCATCTGTTAGGGTTCCACTGTGGGTGATAGATAAGAGGTTATGACATCTTTAAGCAGGGCggtctatttaattaaaaagttgcGTTTACTTGccgttgaaaattttaaacagTGTAAAGCTGTGATTTGGATATCAAGCATAGTATTTTTTGCAGTGTTTGCTATAGTATTTGAACCAGAGAGTTAAATTAATTTGCAGGAATTTTGTAGTTTGTCAGATATGGTCACGTAAATAAACCCAATGACTCTGATTTGCTATCCTGGTCCTTCAAAGTTCCATTGATTTCAGAATACGCAAAagttttccttcaaggtttttgatTTATGGATTCTTTATGAAGTTCGTTTCTTTTATGGTATTTACTCATGTAGAGATGGCATTACTGccttttcatcttcatttttgtATGTTTGAATAAGTATCTGTCTCTCCTTTTGAAGATGGAGGGCCGAAACTTCTGCTTGGCCATGAAAAATCTGTCAGCGTTGCAGCTTGTCAAGTTCACATTCCTGTCAGAATTTCTGCTGGACTTTCTGAACCGCCTTTAGGAAACAATTTTGAGAGTTCTGTTACGTGCTCGCAAAATGACAAAAATCTATCTGGTGAAGTTGCAGCTTTTGAAGCCACTAATTCTAGTCAGTCTGCTGCACTTGTTGCAGGTGGCAGCCCGTTTAGACTTATACAGGACTATTCTTCGGATGAAAATTCAGAAAGCGATGAGGAATCACACCTGAAAGATGTCCGGTTTGTTCCTGTCTCACCTTCAACTCCAGTATCTTCCAAGACTTCAGACAAAGACACTGATCAACTGACTAACCTTGGATCAAAAGGTTCTTGCCAGGTTGAACTGAGTTATGCTCCAACTTGTGAATACTCCATGCCTGAATCTGGTGCTCATTTCCTCTCAGAACCACCAAAGTTGGTTTTTGATGCCAATGAGGCAAATGTCAGAAAGACAGGGAATGAACAGAGTTGCAACAACCAACGGAATCAAATTGGTACTAGCACCAGTCCTAAGTCTTTGGATGCATTGAATGGTCGAAGTGTTGATGTTGTCCAGGATACTGACAAGTTACGAAAGGAAAATGATGAGGAAAAGGTGAAGCTGGGATCATCTCCTGTAAAAATAGATGAATTTGGAAGATTAGTTAGAGAAGGTGGCAGTGATAGTGATTCAGATGATTCGCTCTATATAAGGAGACATAAGAATAGAAGAGCTAGAAGTAGTAGCGAAAGTCATTCTCCTGTCGATAGAAGGAGGGGACGAAGGAGTCCATGGAGAAGAAGGGAGAGGCGAAGCCGCTCTCGCAggtaacaattttttttcatgtgtACATTGTTGCTTAAAATATAAGTTAATTTTCTCATTGTCGTTAAAGAATAATCTAGCCTACGCAATTATGTCAAATTAGACATGCACTTGACTCACTAGCTTTTCAGATTATCACTAATTGGAATTTTACTCTTTGATTGTTTCAGTTGGTCTCCTCGTAACCAAAGAGGCAGAggcagaagcagaagcagaagcaggtCTCCTGTCAGCAGACGtacaaatcaatttaataatgAGAATATGAGACGGGATAAGGGTATGATACGGAAATGCTTTGACTTTCAGCGCGGTAGGTGCTATAGAGGAGCATCTTGTCGCTATGTGCACCATGAACCCAGCAAGAACGATGGATCAAGACTTCAAAGGAGCAAACATCATGATGTTCACCCAACTTCAAAGAATATAGGAAGTAGAGAAGACACTATGAACACGTCTAGGGACATATCAGATCTTGGGCATATTAAAGTTGAGAATCAGGAGTGCATCCAGCATAATGTGTCCCCAAAGCATGATGCTCATGCTTGGAATACTGATAGTCCCACTCGCGATGTGAATAGATGTCAGAGTTCTAGAGATGGAACTAGCTTAGTTGAAgaagatttaataaattcaaaaccaGCAGGGGCTGTCCACATTCATGTTAACAATAATGGTCAAGAAACAGAGAAGTCTTATGAGCAATGTTCAGTTGTGGCCTCCTCACAATGCATGAGCAATGCTGATACTGAGAAATTCTCTGGTGATATTTCCACAAGCATGCTGACTTCTGCGGAGAATTCTGTGGCTCAGCAATCCAACATGCATGTTTCAGAGCTTCAAACTGCCAATAGCCACTCACGCCCGATGGATGGTTCTTTTGTCTCCAATTTATTACCTGATCAAGTAACTGTGGTTACCACCAATAAAGCGCCTGAGTGTGAACTTTTTCCGGATAAAACTTCATCCATCAGTGAACAGTTTGATGCCAGTTCTGCTAGTCAGCCACCTACGACCTCACAATTTTTATCGGAGTCTCCAGTACCGAAACAATTTTCTGCTACTGCTCCAGGTTGTGCTAATGACGATGCCCATTCTCTTAGAGCGCTGCCTCCTCCCCCTCCTCTGCTTCCTCACATGATTTCACATGTCACTAGTGCTGAGGTTCCAATTTCTGCCCCATATAGTTTTGTGTCACAAAATGCATCCTTTCCTTCTAAATCTTCGCTGCCAGGAGGTTTTCATCCTCATCAAGATTTTGTATCCATCCAACCATCTAATGACCACAGTACCCCTTTACTGCCACCGAGACGGTTGTATGATTCAGCATTGGCTCCTACAACGACCAAAGATGGTATGCCAATGCAATTTCATCAGAGTAATTTGTCTCAAGGAAGTGATCTAGGTTCTCAGTCTGTTATGAAATCCCAGCCATTGGAGTTGCATTCTCATTCAAAGATTGGTGAGTCCCCATTACAGGAGCCTTGTAGAGCTCCAATGCATATGGATGAAATTAGATCTATTACTCCAGTTGCAACCGATCGACCTAGTCTACCATTTGGATTCCCGAGCTTTTCGAACGAAGAAAACTTTGGGCGAACTTCTGTGGAGATGAATTCTTCAAGTTTTTTTCCTCGGCGAAACTTTAATGACCAATCTATGCCCTTTACAGATGCAAATAGAATGCAATTTTCTGATGACAATTTCCCTCCGAGTGAGTTTCGAAGTTCATTTTCACAGTTTCATCCTTATTCACGGTTTCAACAGCCATTTTATGCCTCACAACCTGCTCATGATGGTTTGTTACGTGACTCAAGTCAGATTGGTACTATGTCTCGACATTATCTCGATCCTTCAATCAGGAACCATCCATCTTTGCCCCCTGATTTTCGGGGTTTGGGAGTTACCACTTATCATAATCCTTATGCGTCTACTTTTGAGAAACCACTCAGCTCCACCTACAGTTCTAAGATTTTGAACTTTGGAAATGATGCACCTAGTGGTGATATACGCGATTCTACTTTCAATGCGAGCAATGCTCGAGTTGATGGGCAAGGTGCTAATTATGTTGGATCAAGACTGACAACTGCGTCACCGAACTCTACCAAACCTTTGGGGAAACTCTTGCCCAGCGCAGGTGGTGATCAGTATGATCCACTCTTTGACAGCATGGAGCCATCATCACCTATAATTAAGAAATCCGATCGTGGTCAAAAGCTGGAAAAAACAAGAGAATCTCATATGACGACAAGACTTGGTAGTTCCCATAAATTACTAGATGTGGAGGAGAACAACAAGCATAAGGAAGTTGTTGCTGTGGCTTCGACTACTTCGCTAGATAATGATGAATTTGGGGAGACAGCTGATGCAGAAGCTGGTGCTGTTGAGGATGACTTTGATGATGAAGCAAACTTATCAGGAGAGATTGAAATTGATCAGGTTAAGTCCTCAGAGAAGAGCAAGAACTCCAAAGGTTCTAGGTCCCTTAGGCTTTTCAGGATTGCTATTGCCGATTTTGTTAAGGAAATTCTAAAACCGTCATGGAGACAGGGCAACATGAGCAAAGAAGCTTTTAAGACAATCGTCAAAAAGACTGTTGACAAGGTATCTGGAGCTATGAAGAGTCACCAAATACCCAAGTCTCAAGCAAAGATAAATCGATACATTGATTCATCACAACAAAAACTTACCAAGCTTGTTATGGTGAGCTATGAATCATTAACTTGGCAATCAACCTTATGGCCTATTTGTGATTTGTGCCTACTGGAGAGGGTTTTGTTGCTTCGCTCGATATATCGTCATctcttttctaaaaaaattatattccatttgtttatttttcgCTCTCATGTTATTTGTTCTATATTTCAAGCATTAATACTGTCCTTATGCGTTATGCAGGGTTATGTTGACAAGTACGTTAAGTCATAGAACAAGATGGAAACTCCATTTTCAATGTGGTGGACTAGGAGAGCAACGTTATTAAGGTTGTTCCTCCCCTTTTCACGTGGATATCAGGAATTATGCATTTGTCTCGAACATCTGCAGGGGATGGATAGGTGATATATCCAGCGTTCGTAAAATGTCGGTCAGAGTTAAATCATGGTCTTGTGGATACTGGAGAAATAATGAAGCTTAAGATATGTTGAGCATCGTGGCCGCTCCAAAATATCGTGtatgtattttgttttcctgAAATATTTTGTATCCTTTTTACACTTTCTAGTTATATAATTGATGCAgtaatgtttgaaaatgatcGTTTGTGggatttttttcctttcaaaattgTAGTGTAAAGTTATTACAAAAACACTGCTGTTTGTATTAGCACCGAAACACATTTGCTTTATACTTTCTGCAGATTAACTCGAGTAGGATGCATATGtatgttcaaaattttggattggcTTGGCTAATGTCTATATATGCCC
This sequence is a window from Cucurbita pepo subsp. pepo cultivar mu-cu-16 chromosome LG04, ASM280686v2, whole genome shotgun sequence. Protein-coding genes within it:
- the LOC111793568 gene encoding uncharacterized protein LOC111793568, which encodes MYGQPNYGSQFGQGPQKPWPPTYQQRAVAPPPPPPPTSYIQPGPPIPSRPITQQPPAPQLQAGQPLHLSQSGSHGPPPPPPPPPLCQRPSIQVLSGGITNIHQTYFHTFPPVHGSTQVSQFNSNAQQNVQLSHSGVQNTHHVLPPPPRLPPPPPRPLHAPSPDLLRPPQFSTIVPLHPRSQGQTLYGARINPPLQQGGLQIFPSIPQHPTTSNFPTPPSFGGLMQSNLGESHLLPVAPPPPPSSPPPIPPSPPPPTSPSSSIPNSDSSNLLCQIEFDPSSTIHCSKRLKAFENDPVVASPSHLGNNRPKHDKHRNLEGGIGLVMGSKVDNEILSDKDYVQVLPPSPPKPKDDRIVRKIEVLCQLIASNDSSFEDATRHKEFGNPEFQFLFGGEPGSESAIGHEYFLWMKKKYSLACKNKEMKEKFPSRSLSIEPQSEYLTVSAASISPANSDMEMGDDITPAARGEETGRLVQIQSYKRKSRKEEHDVKDQLQGPEDLQRCSREKEKEAEDGGPKLLLGHEKSVSVAACQVHIPVRISAGLSEPPLGNNFESSVTCSQNDKNLSGEVAAFEATNSSQSAALVAGGSPFRLIQDYSSDENSESDEESHLKDVRFVPVSPSTPVSSKTSDKDTDQLTNLGSKGSCQVELSYAPTCEYSMPESGAHFLSEPPKLVFDANEANVRKTGNEQSCNNQRNQIGTSTSPKSLDALNGRSVDVVQDTDKLRKENDEEKVKLGSSPVKIDEFGRLVREGGSDSDSDDSLYIRRHKNRRARSSSESHSPVDRRRGRRSPWRRRERRSRSRSWSPRNQRGRGRSRSRSRSPVSRRTNQFNNENMRRDKGMIRKCFDFQRGRCYRGASCRYVHHEPSKNDGSRLQRSKHHDVHPTSKNIGSREDTMNTSRDISDLGHIKVENQECIQHNVSPKHDAHAWNTDSPTRDVNRCQSSRDGTSLVEEDLINSKPAGAVHIHVNNNGQETEKSYEQCSVVASSQCMSNADTEKFSGDISTSMLTSAENSVAQQSNMHVSELQTANSHSRPMDGSFVSNLLPDQVTVVTTNKAPECELFPDKTSSISEQFDASSASQPPTTSQFLSESPVPKQFSATAPGCANDDAHSLRALPPPPPLLPHMISHVTSAEVPISAPYSFVSQNASFPSKSSLPGGFHPHQDFVSIQPSNDHSTPLLPPRRLYDSALAPTTTKDGMPMQFHQSNLSQGSDLGSQSVMKSQPLELHSHSKIGESPLQEPCRAPMHMDEIRSITPVATDRPSLPFGFPSFSNEENFGRTSVEMNSSSFFPRRNFNDQSMPFTDANRMQFSDDNFPPSEFRSSFSQFHPYSRFQQPFYASQPAHDGLLRDSSQIGTMSRHYLDPSIRNHPSLPPDFRGLGVTTYHNPYASTFEKPLSSTYSSKILNFGNDAPSGDIRDSTFNASNARVDGQGANYVGSRLTTASPNSTKPLGKLLPSAGGDQYDPLFDSMEPSSPIIKKSDRGQKLEKTRESHMTTRLGSSHKLLDVEENNKHKEVVAVASTTSLDNDEFGETADAEAGAVEDDFDDEANLSGEIEIDQVKSSEKSKNSKGSRSLRLFRIAIADFVKEILKPSWRQGNMSKEAFKTIVKKTVDKVSGAMKSHQIPKSQAKINRYIDSSQQKLTKLVMGYVDKYVKS